In Chryseobacterium gleum, a single genomic region encodes these proteins:
- a CDS encoding PhzF family phenazine biosynthesis isomerase codes for MDDLDEKCPVQIASTGHSKVMIGIKSHIILNHLAPDLTALAKLSKEIGCNGYFVFTFDTNEKEILTNGRMFAPAIGITEDPVTGNANGPLGGYLIQNKIVETSDDIFEFTGKQGESINRVGKVKVSVTIKDGKPDSVSITGNAVCVFRTTMDLH; via the coding sequence ATGGATGACCTTGACGAAAAATGTCCCGTACAAATTGCGTCAACAGGCCATTCAAAAGTAATGATAGGTATTAAAAGCCATATAATTTTAAATCATCTGGCTCCTGATCTTACTGCTTTGGCAAAACTTAGTAAGGAAATTGGCTGTAACGGATATTTTGTATTTACTTTTGATACCAATGAAAAAGAGATATTAACCAACGGAAGAATGTTTGCACCTGCCATCGGAATTACTGAAGATCCGGTTACAGGAAATGCGAACGGGCCACTTGGAGGCTATCTTATTCAGAACAAGATCGTAGAGACTTCTGATGACATTTTTGAATTTACCGGAAAACAGGGTGAATCCATCAACAGGGTTGGTAAAGTGAAAGTAAGTGTCACCATCAAAGATGGTAAGCCTGACTCAGTTAGTATTACCGGAAATGCAGTATGTGTTTTCAGAACAACCATGGATTTACATTAA
- a CDS encoding sensor histidine kinase, translated as MDLAEIFRDQETKAKKYVIILYYFIVTSIYTVYQIFFFNTIMKSSILSKVSLWDNFLLQFVLIYPIVLVMTLLDYLLIRLINELTPMHTSMYRHASSLFVSNILLCILLYFAFNFIVTEIFDLGIRQSLSYKSGLILNITANLPILLVLDLLFYFQAERKAIKASEKAKHDMLMYQYNALRAQVNPHFLFNSLNVLSSLIYENQEQANKYTKALSQVYRQVLSVGRKPLNTLQEEMHFFHQYLFLMEIRFENGFDIEIAPLEQWGNRKLVAFSFQLLLENAFKHNISSAEDPLRIFISADENGISFRNRISLRNDITRGEGIGLSFLNTQYSRYHKKLEIMKEQNEFIVKIPFVE; from the coding sequence ATGGACCTTGCTGAAATTTTCAGAGATCAGGAAACAAAGGCTAAAAAATATGTGATCATTCTCTATTATTTCATAGTCACCTCTATTTATACTGTTTACCAGATCTTTTTCTTCAACACCATTATGAAAAGCAGTATTCTGTCAAAAGTCAGCCTGTGGGATAATTTCCTGCTGCAGTTTGTTCTGATATACCCTATTGTTCTGGTGATGACCTTACTGGATTATTTGCTGATCAGACTTATCAATGAGCTTACTCCCATGCACACCAGTATGTACAGGCATGCTTCGTCATTATTTGTAAGTAATATTCTGCTGTGCATCCTTTTGTATTTTGCTTTCAACTTTATTGTTACTGAGATATTCGATTTAGGAATCAGGCAATCGCTTTCTTATAAATCAGGTCTTATTCTTAACATCACCGCCAATCTTCCCATTCTGCTGGTGCTTGATTTATTGTTTTATTTCCAGGCAGAGCGTAAAGCCATTAAAGCGTCTGAAAAGGCAAAACATGACATGCTGATGTACCAATATAATGCGCTAAGAGCTCAGGTAAACCCACATTTTCTTTTCAATTCTCTGAATGTATTGTCTTCTCTGATCTATGAAAATCAGGAACAGGCCAACAAATATACCAAAGCCCTGTCACAGGTATACAGACAAGTTCTTTCTGTAGGCAGAAAACCACTGAATACATTACAGGAAGAAATGCATTTCTTTCATCAGTATCTTTTTTTAATGGAAATCAGATTTGAAAACGGTTTTGATATTGAAATAGCTCCCCTGGAACAATGGGGGAATCGTAAACTGGTTGCCTTCAGTTTTCAGCTTCTTCTTGAAAATGCTTTCAAACACAATATAAGTTCAGCCGAAGATCCGTTGCGAATCTTTATTTCTGCCGATGAGAACGGAATATCTTTCAGAAACAGAATATCTTTGCGAAATGATATCACCAGAGGTGAAGGAATTGGCCTGTCTTTTCTGAATACTCAGTACAGCCGCTATCACAAAAAGCTGGAAATCATGAAAGAGCAAAATGAATTTATAGTCAAAATACCTTTTGTAGAATGA
- a CDS encoding YciI family protein gives MKEFLLVFRADYKSMPKTSPEQTQANTQKWMNWIAGIAAQNKLADRGNRLESTGKVLKSDGLISDGPYAEIKESIMGYTLINAESVEEATALCKECPILLLGGSVEIREISKL, from the coding sequence ATGAAAGAATTCTTATTAGTCTTTCGTGCAGACTACAAGTCCATGCCTAAGACATCACCGGAACAAACGCAGGCCAATACCCAGAAATGGATGAACTGGATCGCCGGAATCGCTGCTCAGAATAAACTGGCAGACAGAGGCAATCGTCTGGAAAGCACAGGAAAGGTTTTAAAGTCAGACGGCCTGATTTCTGATGGGCCTTATGCTGAGATTAAAGAATCAATTATGGGTTATACACTGATCAATGCAGAATCTGTAGAAGAAGCTACAGCGTTATGTAAGGAATGTCCTATCCTGCTATTGGGTGGAAGTGTAGAAATAAGAGAGATCAGCAAACTGTAG
- a CDS encoding DUF1062 domain-containing protein, protein MSTKHIWEVKAKNTPLLKKKCNHCNSDRFQCSDKFRLNAQKKNIDIWLIYWCVQCNNTYNITVFSRIRTESISKDLFDKFSENHLETAWTYAFSLETIRKNNVETDPESVEYEIIRDDLSVEDLTNMKNEMISFQMKYPFDFNVRVSTVIRKCLGLSSSQLNQLLDINAVYCNEKLLQKKYKIKNGDVVQINRQALINLHLIVKENYSQ, encoded by the coding sequence ATGAGTACAAAACATATATGGGAGGTAAAAGCAAAGAATACTCCCTTACTAAAAAAGAAATGCAATCATTGTAACAGCGACAGATTTCAATGCAGTGACAAATTCAGACTGAATGCTCAGAAAAAGAATATTGATATATGGCTGATTTACTGGTGTGTACAATGCAATAACACCTACAATATAACTGTATTTTCAAGAATAAGGACAGAATCTATCAGTAAAGATCTGTTTGATAAGTTTTCAGAAAATCATTTGGAAACAGCCTGGACATATGCATTTTCACTGGAAACAATAAGAAAAAATAATGTGGAAACAGATCCGGAAAGTGTAGAATATGAAATTATCCGTGATGATCTTTCTGTTGAAGACCTGACAAATATGAAAAATGAAATGATTTCGTTTCAAATGAAATATCCTTTTGATTTTAATGTAAGGGTTTCAACAGTTATAAGAAAATGTTTAGGCCTTTCATCTTCCCAATTGAATCAATTACTCGATATTAATGCAGTTTATTGTAATGAAAAACTCCTGCAGAAGAAGTATAAAATTAAAAACGGTGATGTTGTTCAAATCAACAGACAAGCACTCATCAATCTTCATCTCATCGTGAAAGAGAATTATTCTCAATAA
- a CDS encoding PhzF family phenazine biosynthesis isomerase, with protein MQEVIVYQIDSFTKEKFKGNPAGVVLNAEHMTSEEMQLIARELNNSETAFVFKPAYPAEDFDYHIRYFTPTTEGPSCGHATIAALYAKAQEDHLDSCTVRIHTQIGILPVYIERKNNDYLITMTQGKFELSPAFDPSMAQKNCTGTGTDNG; from the coding sequence ATGCAAGAAGTTATTGTTTATCAAATCGATTCTTTTACCAAAGAAAAGTTCAAAGGAAATCCGGCTGGAGTTGTGTTAAATGCTGAGCATATGACGTCTGAAGAAATGCAGCTCATTGCCAGGGAACTAAATAATTCTGAAACGGCATTTGTTTTCAAACCTGCGTATCCCGCAGAAGATTTTGATTATCACATCCGGTATTTTACGCCTACTACAGAAGGGCCTTCCTGCGGACATGCCACAATTGCGGCCCTTTATGCAAAAGCACAGGAAGATCATCTGGATTCCTGTACCGTCAGAATACATACACAAATCGGCATATTACCGGTTTATATTGAAAGGAAAAACAATGATTATCTCATTACCATGACCCAGGGGAAATTTGAGCTGAGCCCTGCTTTTGATCCTTCAATGGCTCAAAAAAATTGTACTGGCACTGGGACTGACAATGGATGA
- a CDS encoding helix-turn-helix domain-containing protein produces the protein MSEHNIPFPINYSCHFSEFREGEQFSRIHSLGLVLSGEMELNDGITKTIFKEGELYSARKNRLVKFAKYPPKDGEIKTVTLYFDEALLRDFSREYGYQAEKKENVPAYIKPSQKALASFMYSLLAYEELPSSEELLRLKQKEALLLMLNYDPGLKDVLFDFSEPHKIDIESFMNKNFHFNVNVERFAYLTGRSLSAFKRDFQKIFGIPPRQWLQYRRLKEAHFLLTQKGRSVSEIYLDLGFENLSHFSFAFKKQFGYPPSSLQAK, from the coding sequence ATGAGTGAACATAATATTCCTTTTCCAATAAACTATTCCTGTCATTTTTCAGAATTCAGGGAAGGAGAACAGTTTTCCCGGATTCACAGTCTGGGGCTTGTTCTTTCCGGAGAAATGGAACTGAATGATGGGATCACGAAAACGATATTCAAAGAAGGCGAACTTTATTCCGCAAGAAAAAACCGTTTGGTGAAGTTTGCAAAATATCCTCCAAAAGATGGCGAAATCAAAACTGTAACCCTCTATTTTGATGAAGCGCTCTTACGGGATTTCAGCCGCGAATATGGATATCAGGCGGAGAAAAAAGAAAATGTACCCGCCTATATAAAACCCAGTCAAAAGGCATTAGCTTCATTTATGTATTCATTGCTTGCCTATGAGGAATTACCTTCATCTGAAGAACTGCTGCGTCTCAAACAAAAGGAAGCATTACTTCTGATGCTGAATTACGACCCCGGTCTTAAAGATGTTTTATTTGATTTCTCAGAGCCTCATAAAATTGATATTGAATCTTTTATGAATAAAAATTTTCACTTCAATGTCAATGTAGAACGTTTCGCCTATTTAACAGGAAGAAGTTTATCTGCTTTTAAAAGAGATTTTCAGAAAATATTCGGTATTCCTCCAAGACAGTGGCTGCAGTACCGGAGATTAAAGGAAGCCCATTTTCTGCTAACCCAAAAGGGAAGATCAGTTTCTGAGATTTATCTGGATCTCGGATTTGAAAATTTGTCTCATTTCTCTTTTGCCTTTAAAAAGCAGTTTGGTTACCCTCCAAGTTCGTTACAGGCAAAATAG
- a CDS encoding RNA polymerase sigma factor, whose translation MVNPNEITPHLFRTEYSKIVAVLCRSFDIRHIEIAEDIAGETFLKASEYWALNGLPDNPSAWLYTVAKNKAKDYFKHLSVVEKNKQEEIKAVENNYQTIDFDTKNISDSQLEMIFAACNPVNSQETQICLALQILCGFSVEEIANAFLSKPETIKKRLQRGRETLRTHHFTIDYLNEQDIHQRLETVLTTLYLLFNEGYFSRSHNLLIRKDLCLEAMRLTLILTDHSFTNTPKANALLALMCFQSSRLDARVNDKGEAILFDEQDETLWDKALIDKGNYYLIEACQSNNSSVSKYHLEAGIAYWHTSSAEDKWQQILNLYNQLVVIEYSPVTALNQTFAFSKVYGNQKAIIEAEKLNLITSEYYHGLLGYLYAELNTNKAIYHYQEAIRLTKSNPEKQTLQKQIDLLCSK comes from the coding sequence ATGGTAAATCCGAATGAAATAACACCGCATTTATTCAGGACCGAGTACAGCAAGATCGTTGCAGTGCTTTGCAGGAGCTTTGATATCAGACATATTGAAATTGCCGAAGATATTGCCGGCGAAACCTTTCTGAAAGCTTCAGAATATTGGGCACTGAACGGACTTCCCGATAATCCTTCAGCCTGGCTTTACACCGTGGCAAAGAATAAAGCAAAGGATTATTTCAAACACCTTTCCGTTGTTGAAAAAAACAAACAAGAAGAAATAAAAGCCGTTGAAAACAACTATCAGACAATCGATTTTGATACCAAAAATATTTCTGACAGTCAGCTGGAGATGATTTTTGCGGCCTGTAACCCTGTCAATTCCCAGGAAACCCAGATATGCCTGGCCCTTCAGATTCTTTGTGGCTTTAGTGTAGAAGAAATTGCCAATGCTTTTTTATCCAAACCGGAAACCATAAAAAAACGTCTGCAACGAGGCCGGGAAACACTCAGGACACATCATTTTACAATAGATTATTTAAATGAGCAGGATATTCATCAGCGTCTCGAAACGGTATTAACTACTTTATATTTATTGTTTAATGAAGGATATTTTTCAAGAAGCCATAATCTTTTAATTCGTAAAGACCTTTGTCTGGAAGCGATGAGACTCACGTTGATTCTCACAGACCATTCATTCACCAATACTCCAAAAGCCAACGCCTTGCTGGCTCTGATGTGTTTTCAAAGCTCAAGGCTCGACGCAAGGGTTAATGATAAAGGTGAAGCCATTCTTTTTGATGAACAGGACGAAACATTATGGGATAAAGCTTTAATAGACAAAGGAAATTATTACCTGATAGAGGCTTGCCAGAGCAATAACTCTTCTGTATCAAAATATCATCTCGAGGCTGGTATTGCTTATTGGCATACTTCATCGGCTGAAGATAAATGGCAGCAGATTTTAAACCTCTACAATCAGCTTGTTGTTATTGAATACTCGCCTGTTACCGCTTTAAACCAGACTTTTGCTTTTTCAAAAGTCTATGGAAATCAAAAGGCAATCATTGAAGCAGAAAAACTTAACCTTATCACCAGCGAATATTATCATGGATTGCTGGGTTATTTATATGCGGAACTCAATACCAATAAAGCTATTTATCATTATCAGGAAGCCATCCGTCTGACAAAATCAAACCCTGAAAAGCAGACCTTACAGAAACAGATTGATCTTTTATGTTCAAAATAA
- a CDS encoding aldehyde dehydrogenase family protein, with protein MNQINKIYINGEFVTPKGTETFDLISPVTNQKTGEVVLGNEEDTRMAVAAAKKAFKTFSKTTKEERIDFLKKLHEAVSKREDELVSVMVNEYGGTLQFCRMSVQNAISAFTTTIKTLESYDFERTAGHSKVRFESLGVVGIITPWNASNSFICNKLATAIAAGCTAVIKPSEMSAAQTQLLTECFHEAGLPEGVFNIINGLGNVVGAEITQHPDIAKISFTGSTLTGKAIAKGAVDTMKRVTLELGGKSPNIILEDADFDKAIPMAVFGAYMNNGQACIAPTRLLVPQSRLDEANELAKKAAEQVKVGKPDEEDTLVGPMVSVRQFERVQSYIRVGQEEGATLLAGGEGKPQGLEDGNFVKATIFTNVHNDMRIAQEEIFGPVLSIIPYADEEEAIAIANDTTYGLAAYISSSDQEHAERVAARIDAGRICINGFSHDPYAPFGGFKQSGIGREYGVFGLEAYLEPKAVIV; from the coding sequence ATGAATCAGATTAATAAAATTTACATCAATGGCGAATTCGTTACGCCAAAAGGAACAGAAACTTTTGATCTTATAAGTCCGGTTACCAATCAAAAAACAGGCGAAGTAGTTCTCGGAAATGAGGAAGATACCCGAATGGCTGTCGCAGCCGCGAAAAAAGCTTTTAAAACATTTTCAAAAACAACAAAAGAGGAACGCATTGATTTTCTTAAAAAGCTGCATGAAGCGGTAAGTAAACGGGAAGACGAACTTGTTTCCGTCATGGTCAATGAATACGGAGGAACATTACAATTTTGCAGGATGAGCGTTCAGAATGCAATCTCTGCCTTTACAACTACGATCAAGACCTTAGAATCTTATGATTTCGAAAGAACAGCCGGACATTCTAAAGTACGTTTTGAATCCCTGGGTGTAGTAGGAATCATCACACCCTGGAATGCGAGCAACAGCTTTATCTGCAACAAACTGGCAACTGCCATTGCTGCCGGATGTACCGCCGTTATCAAGCCCAGTGAAATGAGTGCTGCACAAACCCAGCTGCTGACAGAATGCTTCCATGAAGCCGGTTTACCTGAAGGGGTATTCAACATCATTAACGGATTAGGAAACGTAGTCGGAGCAGAAATAACTCAGCATCCTGATATCGCTAAGATCTCCTTCACCGGATCTACCTTAACCGGAAAAGCGATTGCCAAAGGCGCTGTAGACACCATGAAAAGAGTGACTTTGGAACTGGGAGGAAAGTCTCCCAATATTATCCTTGAAGATGCGGATTTTGACAAAGCTATTCCTATGGCTGTTTTCGGAGCTTATATGAACAACGGGCAGGCATGTATTGCCCCTACCCGATTGCTTGTCCCTCAGAGCAGGCTGGATGAGGCAAATGAGCTGGCTAAAAAAGCTGCAGAACAGGTAAAAGTTGGAAAACCTGATGAAGAAGACACACTTGTAGGACCAATGGTAAGTGTCAGACAATTTGAACGCGTACAAAGTTATATCCGTGTGGGACAGGAAGAAGGTGCAACTCTGCTGGCAGGTGGTGAAGGTAAGCCGCAAGGTCTTGAAGACGGTAACTTTGTAAAGGCAACTATTTTTACCAACGTACACAACGATATGCGTATTGCTCAGGAAGAAATCTTTGGTCCTGTATTATCTATTATTCCTTATGCTGATGAAGAGGAAGCCATTGCTATTGCCAATGACACTACTTATGGTCTGGCAGCTTATATCAGCTCGTCTGATCAGGAGCATGCAGAACGTGTAGCAGCCCGGATTGACGCCGGAAGAATCTGTATCAATGGATTTTCACATGATCCTTATGCACCTTTCGGTGGTTTTAAGCAAAGCGGGATAGGACGTGAATATGGGGTATTCGGATTGGAAGCTTATCTGGAACCAAAGGCTGTTATTGTATAA
- the metE gene encoding 5-methyltetrahydropteroyltriglutamate--homocysteine S-methyltransferase gives MQTHILGYPRIGSKRELKKACEQYWSGKILPEELLNTGRNICNQNWNIQKEAGIDLIPCNDFSYYDQVLDMSLVVGAIPSRYHEIVLKKNNSELDLYFAMARGYQKEGLDITAMEMTKWFDTNYHYIVPEFYKNQQFKLSSDKIFNEFAGAKQAGINAKPVIIGLVSYLLLGKEKEEGFDKLDLAGNLLSVYSEILTKLQDQGAEWIQFDEPFLALDLTEKAKETYHFVYAEIRKRFPKLKFIIATYFEGLKDNTSLAVSLPVNVLHIDLVRNPEQLDDILDVIPESLSLSLGVVDGRNIWKNDYEKSLSLIKKAVNQLGSERILIAPSCSLLHSPCDLDFETSLNPEIKNWLAFAKQKVTEIVTLKELASETESKQIPEAFEENKKAIESRRTSPLIHNDQVKQRANAVTEKDAQRINPFRIRKEQQQKVLQLPLFPTTTIGSFPQTAEVRSWRAKFKKGELTAEQYDALLKEETQRTIRWQEDIGIDVLVHGEFERNDMVEYFGEQLEGFVFTKNGWVQSYGSRCVKPPVIFGDVSRPTPMTVYWSQYAQSQTGKWVKGMLTGPVTILQWSFVRDDQPRSETCKQIALAIRDEVVDLEKAGIRIIQIDEPAIREGLPLRKTDWQNYLKWAVEAFRISAGGVEDATQIHTHMCYSEFNDIIENIADMDADVITIECSRSQMELLNAFADFKYPNEIGPGVYDIHSPRVPSKEEMIELLRKAQNVIPAGQLWVNPDCGLKTRHWEETEKALIAMVAAAKEASVEYAL, from the coding sequence ATGCAAACTCACATTCTGGGCTACCCGCGTATTGGTAGCAAAAGAGAACTCAAAAAAGCCTGCGAGCAGTATTGGTCAGGTAAAATCCTTCCGGAAGAACTTCTGAATACAGGCAGAAATATCTGCAATCAAAACTGGAATATTCAGAAAGAAGCAGGGATAGATCTTATCCCGTGTAATGATTTCTCATACTATGATCAGGTTCTGGATATGAGCCTTGTGGTAGGCGCAATCCCGTCACGTTACCACGAAATAGTCCTTAAAAAGAATAATTCTGAGCTGGATCTTTATTTTGCCATGGCAAGAGGATATCAGAAAGAAGGACTGGATATTACAGCGATGGAAATGACCAAATGGTTCGATACCAATTACCATTATATTGTTCCCGAATTTTATAAAAACCAGCAGTTTAAACTAAGCTCAGACAAAATTTTCAATGAATTTGCAGGAGCAAAGCAGGCAGGGATCAATGCCAAGCCGGTGATTATCGGGCTCGTTTCTTATCTGTTGTTAGGAAAAGAAAAAGAAGAAGGATTTGATAAGCTGGATCTGGCCGGAAACCTTCTTTCCGTATACTCGGAGATTTTAACCAAACTTCAGGATCAGGGCGCAGAATGGATTCAGTTTGATGAACCCTTTTTGGCATTGGATTTAACAGAGAAGGCAAAAGAAACATATCATTTTGTATATGCTGAAATAAGGAAACGTTTTCCAAAACTGAAATTTATTATTGCCACGTATTTTGAAGGGTTAAAAGATAATACATCCCTGGCTGTCTCACTTCCTGTGAATGTGTTGCACATAGATCTCGTAAGAAATCCTGAACAACTGGATGATATTCTGGACGTTATTCCTGAAAGCCTAAGCCTGTCATTAGGAGTGGTTGACGGAAGGAATATCTGGAAAAATGATTATGAAAAGTCATTGTCTCTGATAAAAAAAGCAGTGAATCAATTAGGTTCTGAAAGAATTTTAATTGCACCATCCTGCTCACTGCTGCATTCGCCTTGTGATCTTGATTTTGAAACCAGTCTTAATCCTGAAATTAAAAACTGGCTGGCTTTTGCCAAACAGAAAGTAACGGAAATAGTAACGCTTAAAGAACTGGCGTCAGAAACGGAAAGTAAACAGATTCCTGAAGCATTTGAAGAAAATAAAAAAGCAATTGAGAGCAGAAGAACTTCTCCTCTTATCCATAATGATCAGGTGAAGCAGAGGGCAAATGCAGTTACTGAAAAAGACGCCCAAAGAATCAATCCCTTCAGAATCCGTAAAGAACAGCAGCAAAAAGTATTGCAGCTTCCTTTATTCCCGACAACAACTATCGGGTCGTTTCCGCAGACTGCAGAAGTCAGAAGCTGGAGAGCAAAATTCAAAAAAGGAGAACTGACAGCGGAACAGTATGACGCATTACTAAAAGAAGAAACGCAGCGAACAATCCGCTGGCAGGAAGACATCGGGATTGATGTGCTGGTTCACGGAGAATTTGAGCGTAATGATATGGTAGAGTATTTCGGAGAACAGCTGGAAGGTTTTGTATTTACTAAAAACGGCTGGGTGCAGAGTTACGGAAGCCGTTGTGTAAAGCCTCCTGTAATCTTCGGTGACGTTTCCCGCCCAACTCCGATGACGGTTTACTGGTCTCAGTATGCACAATCCCAGACTGGGAAATGGGTAAAAGGAATGCTTACAGGTCCTGTTACGATTTTACAGTGGTCTTTCGTTCGCGATGATCAGCCACGTTCGGAAACATGTAAACAGATTGCATTGGCGATCCGTGATGAAGTGGTGGATCTGGAAAAAGCAGGGATCAGAATTATTCAGATTGATGAACCTGCGATAAGAGAAGGTCTTCCGTTAAGAAAAACCGACTGGCAGAACTATCTGAAATGGGCAGTGGAAGCCTTCAGGATTTCAGCAGGTGGAGTAGAGGATGCTACCCAGATCCATACGCATATGTGCTATTCTGAGTTCAATGATATTATTGAAAATATTGCTGATATGGATGCAGATGTGATTACGATAGAATGTTCCCGTTCCCAGATGGAGCTTCTGAACGCTTTTGCAGACTTTAAATATCCGAATGAAATAGGTCCTGGGGTATACGATATCCATTCACCAAGGGTTCCGTCAAAAGAAGAAATGATTGAGCTGCTGAGAAAAGCCCAGAATGTAATTCCTGCCGGCCAGCTTTGGGTAAATCCGGACTGCGGGCTTAAAACAAGGCATTGGGAAGAAACTGAAAAAGCTCTGATAGCAATGGTAGCAGCTGCTAAAGAGGCTTCTGTAGAATATGCACTTTAA
- a CDS encoding LytR/AlgR family response regulator transcription factor, protein MKKYLIIEDERLAFSELKRMMDKLRPDYLLMKRTQSVLESVEFLQEHSPDFILMDISLSDGSCFEIFNHIKLDIPIIFTTAYDEYAIQAFKVNSIDYLLKPISEEDLEQAVIKLEDLHFDKVQKETGIRMVESLLMKKIKNRFLVHSRDGYLYIESGNVAYFYSEEKVVMLHTFENKRYIVNYTLDQLEEQLGEDFFFRVSRNCIANIKSIKGIKKAANSRLDIEFEPPCPHEVIVSRVRVQNFLQWLNDD, encoded by the coding sequence ATGAAAAAATACCTGATTATTGAGGATGAACGTCTTGCTTTTTCTGAACTGAAGAGAATGATGGATAAGCTCCGTCCGGATTATCTGCTGATGAAAAGAACCCAGAGCGTTCTGGAATCTGTTGAATTTCTTCAGGAACACAGCCCGGACTTTATTCTGATGGATATCAGCCTTTCGGACGGAAGCTGTTTTGAAATATTTAATCATATTAAACTGGATATTCCTATTATTTTTACAACGGCTTATGATGAATATGCAATACAGGCTTTCAAAGTAAATAGTATAGATTATCTGCTGAAACCTATTTCTGAAGAAGATCTGGAACAGGCTGTTATAAAACTTGAAGATCTGCATTTCGACAAAGTGCAAAAGGAAACAGGCATCCGGATGGTGGAATCTTTACTGATGAAAAAGATAAAAAACAGATTTCTTGTACATTCCCGTGATGGATATCTGTATATAGAGTCCGGAAATGTTGCTTATTTCTACAGTGAAGAAAAAGTGGTCATGCTTCATACCTTTGAGAATAAAAGGTATATTGTGAATTATACTCTGGATCAACTGGAAGAACAGCTTGGAGAAGACTTTTTCTTCAGGGTTTCCCGCAACTGTATTGCTAACATTAAATCAATTAAAGGCATAAAAAAAGCAGCCAACAGCAGATTAGATATTGAATTTGAACCTCCATGTCCCCATGAAGTGATTGTAAGCCGTGTAAGAGTCCAGAACTTTCTTCAATGGCTGAATGATGATTAA
- a CDS encoding DUF6268 family outer membrane beta-barrel protein, whose product MAALTQAAHTFAQIEVRSEYLPEQKYINDNREKTDGKSSVFTTTLTATIPIGVKPTAYHQPRIWAATMNASYTSFSNSGTAAEVLPKEIASADLGVLYMTPLHEKLMLISGLSAGIYSTHTDLKKLATDQIVVNIHSSLIWQVGPKIKVGAALIANNAFDKPMLIPMPYFQYHNEKKQGMEYHAELSYTPKFSVGYRFNEAFALRIVNRPKFFFALTEIDGQKKYFDHHYVSLGIEPEYKIKKWTLNGTFGANFGRTDRYRDRHPSQFLKWGNATFDPSFYISAGIKYNFAGK is encoded by the coding sequence ATGGCAGCCCTAACACAGGCAGCTCATACTTTCGCTCAGATAGAAGTCAGATCAGAATATCTGCCAGAGCAAAAATACATTAATGACAATCGCGAAAAGACAGATGGAAAAAGTTCTGTTTTTACAACAACACTTACAGCAACGATCCCGATAGGTGTAAAGCCTACCGCTTATCATCAGCCAAGGATATGGGCTGCCACTATGAATGCTTCCTATACGTCATTCAGTAATAGTGGAACTGCTGCGGAGGTGCTGCCAAAAGAAATAGCATCAGCAGATCTGGGTGTCCTTTACATGACTCCACTCCATGAAAAACTGATGTTAATCAGCGGCCTTTCTGCAGGTATATATTCTACCCACACTGATCTTAAGAAATTGGCAACAGATCAGATTGTTGTGAATATCCATTCTTCACTGATCTGGCAGGTGGGTCCCAAAATAAAAGTGGGAGCAGCTCTTATTGCCAATAATGCATTTGATAAACCTATGCTGATTCCCATGCCATATTTTCAGTATCACAACGAAAAAAAGCAAGGTATGGAATATCATGCTGAACTGAGTTATACACCTAAATTTTCTGTAGGATACCGCTTTAATGAAGCATTTGCTTTACGCATTGTCAATCGTCCGAAGTTTTTCTTTGCATTAACTGAAATTGATGGCCAGAAGAAATATTTTGATCATCATTACGTAAGTCTGGGCATAGAACCTGAGTATAAAATAAAAAAATGGACATTAAATGGTACATTTGGAGCTAACTTCGGACGTACCGACCGCTATAGAGACAGGCACCCCTCCCAATTCCTGAAGTGGGGAAATGCTACTTTTGATCCTTCATTTTACATTTCTGCCGGGATTAAATATAACTTTGCAGGAAAATAA